A DNA window from Staphylococcus warneri contains the following coding sequences:
- a CDS encoding cold-shock protein: protein MNNGTVKWFNSEKGFGFIEREDGSEVFVHFSAIAEEGYKSLEQGQKVEFDIVEGDRGEQAANVVKI from the coding sequence ATGAATAACGGTACAGTTAAATGGTTTAATTCAGAAAAAGGTTTTGGTTTCATCGAAAGAGAAGATGGAAGCGAAGTATTCGTACATTTCTCAGCAATCGCTGAAGAAGGATACAAATCATTAGAACAAGGACAAAAAGTTGAATTCGACATCGTTGAAGGCGATCGTGGAGAACAAGCAGCTAATGTCGTAAAAATATAA
- a CDS encoding cation diffusion facilitator family transporter, with amino-acid sequence MNNQTKYFHHVEHRKFQNSSKTTLWLSLIITLFFTIVEFVGGIVSNSLALLSDSFHMLSDVLALALSMVAIYFASKAPTKNYTYGFMRLEIIVAFLNGLALIVISLGIMYEGIMRIIHPKPVESGLMVVIAVIGLVVNVVLTLILVASLKKEDNINIQSALWHFFGDLLNSIGVIVAVVIIYFTGWNIIDPIISIIISLIIFNGGFKIIKNAWKVLMERVPDGFNTDIIMADMKSVEGVIDIHEFHLWSITTNHRSLSAHVVLSDEYIKSPYETINKVSKLLKDKYGLRHVTLQIENIHLNHLDEAYFKQYEEV; translated from the coding sequence ATGAATAATCAAACAAAATATTTTCATCATGTTGAACATCGTAAATTTCAAAATAGTTCTAAGACGACATTATGGTTATCTTTAATTATCACGCTCTTTTTTACAATAGTAGAGTTTGTAGGAGGGATCGTATCTAATTCGCTTGCCTTACTATCAGATTCATTTCATATGTTGAGTGATGTGCTTGCTTTAGCGCTATCTATGGTAGCAATATATTTCGCAAGTAAAGCACCCACTAAGAATTATACTTATGGTTTTATGAGGTTAGAAATTATAGTTGCCTTTTTAAATGGTTTGGCGCTTATAGTGATTTCACTAGGTATTATGTATGAAGGAATTATGAGGATTATTCATCCAAAACCTGTAGAAAGTGGTCTTATGGTTGTCATAGCTGTCATAGGATTAGTCGTTAATGTTGTTTTGACATTAATTTTAGTAGCGTCTTTAAAGAAAGAAGATAATATTAATATCCAAAGTGCATTATGGCATTTCTTTGGTGATTTATTAAATTCTATAGGTGTTATCGTAGCAGTAGTGATCATTTATTTCACAGGGTGGAATATTATTGATCCAATCATTAGTATTATTATTTCTTTAATTATATTTAATGGTGGGTTTAAAATTATTAAAAATGCATGGAAAGTATTGATGGAACGCGTGCCTGATGGTTTTAACACAGATATCATTATGGCAGACATGAAATCAGTAGAAGGGGTCATTGATATACATGAATTTCATCTATGGAGTATTACAACTAATCATAGGTCTTTAAGTGCTCACGTTGTACTAAGTGATGAATATATTAAGTCTCCTTATGAAACAATAAATAAAGTTTCTAAATTACTTAAAGATAAATATGGATTAAGACATGTCACATTGCAAATAGAGAATATACATCTCAATCATTTAGATGAAGCATATTTTAAACAATACGAAGAAGTATAG
- a CDS encoding DUF4352 domain-containing protein encodes MEENYNEEQQRKQWEQFQEFQRQQEKQKYVKSKSKKPWIWVGVGCLVFFILIIIGIVALTFSMNGGFKHHATGTKNYKIGDTIKNGDLEVKVKSIENTKAVGPSIAPTNAKDTFVVADVSIKNKGDKALTIDSQMFKLKSGDKSFEADATGSVSANQSDDGSITNSFFLEQINPDSTAEGKVVFDVSEKVANTKDKKLEITSSLFSTKSITVDLSDAKTSTKDKKDDDATNDESTSSTTSGSSDDTSSSNTGNSTSSSASPSSNTGSHQDASSSSSKATPSKEDSSSSAPKESEPQESKSAIPNSENTPKPSNNTSSNSAPSSAPSDSSSKSE; translated from the coding sequence ATGGAAGAAAACTATAATGAAGAACAGCAAAGAAAACAATGGGAACAATTTCAAGAATTTCAAAGACAACAAGAAAAGCAAAAGTATGTAAAGTCTAAATCTAAGAAACCATGGATTTGGGTTGGTGTAGGTTGTCTCGTTTTCTTTATTTTAATTATTATTGGCATTGTTGCATTGACCTTTAGTATGAATGGTGGATTTAAGCATCATGCCACCGGTACAAAAAATTATAAAATCGGTGATACAATTAAAAACGGTGATTTAGAAGTTAAAGTTAAATCAATTGAAAATACTAAAGCCGTTGGTCCTTCAATTGCACCTACTAATGCGAAAGATACATTTGTTGTTGCAGATGTTTCAATTAAAAATAAGGGAGACAAAGCATTAACAATCGATAGTCAAATGTTTAAATTAAAATCTGGAGATAAATCATTTGAAGCAGATGCCACTGGTTCAGTATCAGCTAACCAAAGTGATGACGGAAGTATCACCAATTCATTTTTCTTAGAACAAATTAATCCTGACAGTACGGCCGAAGGAAAAGTTGTATTCGATGTTTCCGAAAAAGTTGCTAATACTAAAGATAAAAAACTAGAAATCACATCTAGCTTATTCAGCACTAAAAGTATAACTGTGGATCTATCAGACGCTAAAACATCTACTAAAGATAAAAAAGATGATGATGCTACTAACGACGAAAGTACTTCATCTACCACATCAGGTTCATCGGATGACACTTCATCAAGTAATACCGGTAATTCAACTTCATCATCTGCATCACCTTCATCAAACACTGGCAGTCATCAAGACGCTAGTAGTAGTTCGTCAAAAGCAACACCATCTAAAGAAGATTCATCATCTTCTGCACCTAAAGAAAGTGAACCTCAAGAGTCAAAATCAGCTATACCAAATAGTGAAAATACACCAAAACCATCTAATAACACTTCATCAAATAGTGCGCCTTCGAGTGCACCTAGTGACAGTAGTTCAAAGTCAGAATAA
- a CDS encoding aldo/keto reductase family protein — MVLQEKYTLNNQLEVPKIAFGTWQISNENVILAVKEALEIGYRHIDTAIHYENEEGVGEAIRESSILREDIFVTTKIPPEVKTYEGAKACIENSIERLGIGVIDQVLIHSPKPWRELLVGSPKPYFDENLAVWKAMEEAVEEGKIRSIGVSNFEIADLENILKNGKIKPAVNQVEVHIGLTPRDIMEYCEKHDILIMAYSPNATGKLINDPVVKRVADKYGVSVPQLSIRYDLQIGVLPLPRSTNPVHMKENANLDFVILEEDMITLSKVKERHNLWWRRVSKVIRNIRSFGKK; from the coding sequence ATGGTATTACAAGAAAAATATACACTAAATAACCAATTAGAAGTGCCAAAAATTGCTTTTGGAACATGGCAAATTTCTAATGAAAATGTGATATTAGCAGTGAAAGAGGCGCTTGAAATAGGCTATCGTCATATTGATACTGCTATTCATTATGAAAATGAAGAAGGTGTAGGTGAGGCAATTCGTGAATCTAGTATTCTAAGAGAAGATATTTTTGTCACTACAAAGATTCCGCCAGAGGTAAAAACCTATGAAGGCGCTAAAGCTTGTATTGAGAATTCTATTGAAAGATTGGGTATTGGAGTAATTGATCAAGTATTAATTCATTCGCCGAAACCTTGGAGAGAACTTCTTGTAGGTAGTCCTAAGCCATATTTTGATGAAAATCTTGCAGTATGGAAAGCAATGGAAGAAGCTGTAGAAGAAGGTAAGATTCGTTCTATTGGTGTTTCTAACTTTGAAATAGCAGACTTAGAAAATATTCTGAAGAACGGGAAGATTAAACCTGCAGTTAATCAAGTTGAAGTACATATTGGACTTACACCTAGGGATATTATGGAATACTGTGAAAAGCATGATATTTTGATTATGGCTTATTCACCTAATGCCACAGGCAAACTGATAAACGATCCGGTTGTTAAACGCGTTGCTGATAAATATGGCGTATCTGTACCACAATTATCTATTCGATATGACTTGCAAATTGGTGTTTTACCACTTCCAAGAAGTACCAATCCTGTTCATATGAAAGAAAATGCAAATCTTGATTTTGTTATCTTAGAGGAAGATATGATTACTTTAAGTAAGGTGAAAGAAAGACATAATTTGTGGTGGCGTCGGGTAAGTAAAGTAATAAGAAATATTCGAAGTTTTGGTAAAAAGTAA
- a CDS encoding TetR/AcrR family transcriptional regulator, with protein sequence MKYDTNKKMTKFAERTLKEFAKILFWTLKTKPLEKITINELCEKANYPRATFYNYFDDINDLLNYCWQRIASDMVVDNYDSLTPEKRPYILFERCYDYLNGYRDNIAKIMTHNTNDGRFAESLRKYIRQQIYTILVTCPPSKKYQLSYDQMSEHYANTIHMILDWSFIRKNQMDKEEAMEALRYLIGGIQ encoded by the coding sequence ATGAAATACGATACAAATAAAAAGATGACTAAGTTTGCAGAACGAACATTAAAAGAATTTGCTAAAATACTCTTTTGGACATTGAAAACTAAACCATTGGAGAAAATTACCATTAATGAGTTGTGTGAGAAAGCCAACTATCCAAGAGCAACCTTTTATAATTATTTTGATGATATTAATGATCTTTTAAATTATTGTTGGCAAAGAATAGCTAGTGATATGGTCGTTGACAATTATGATTCACTTACGCCAGAAAAAAGACCTTATATACTATTTGAGCGATGTTACGACTATTTAAATGGATACAGAGATAATATTGCAAAAATTATGACGCATAATACTAATGATGGCCGATTTGCTGAATCGTTAAGAAAATATATTAGGCAACAGATTTATACTATTCTAGTAACTTGTCCACCTTCTAAAAAGTATCAATTATCATATGATCAGATGTCAGAACATTATGCCAACACCATTCATATGATTTTGGACTGGAGTTTTATTCGCAAAAATCAGATGGATAAAGAAGAGGCAATGGAGGCACTACGTTATTTAATAGGTGGGATACAGTAG